The Campylobacter curvus genome includes the window CATAGGTATCGGGTTGCAGCCGCCCTCTTTGCCCACTGACGGCAAAAATATCCTGACATTGCACGATATACAAATGAGATCGTCACCTTTTTTGATATAGCCCATATCGCCGCAGATCATGCACGAGTCAAAGACGATGACCGGCGACGGGCGATCAGGGAAGCGATTTAGCAAGAAAAATCGCACCTGTTTGCCCTCATCCGTGATATATGCGAAGCGGTGCAAGGCATTGTCTTTTAGCATATCCACATCAAATATAAATTTATCTCCCTGTGGTTCGACTAGTACCGGCTCTGAAATTTGAGGCGGGCGAGATGCGTAAAGGTCGTAGTAAAGCGAGAATGCAAGCGACACGGCGATGATGACGGTGGAAAAATTTACATTTGTCGATATCTTTTCTCTAGCGGCTTTCGTAAAGCGAAAAGATATCGAGCCGACCGCATTTTTATCAGTCATAGCAGGACGAGAGGCGAAATTTAAAACAGCCAGCACAAGGATGATAAAAGCATAAAAATACGCCGAAAACGTGGCGACGTAAATTCCTTTTGCCACGATAGAGAGCATCTGCGGATGCGTCTGCAAAGATCCGGCTCGCATGAGCTCGAGCGCAGCGCTTGAGAGCTTATCTATCACAAGGCATGCCAAGACCAGCAGGCTGAAAATTTTTAAATTTAAAGACTTTAACGAGCTTTTTAAATTCGATATCAAAAAGAACAAAACGAATACACAAAGCATCGCAAAAAGCATCAAGAAAAAGCTGATAACAGACTGCGTGTCCAAAAGCTCACCGCTAAATAGCGGGAATAGCGCGCTGATGGCGCTATAATTTAGCCCGTATCCGACGCCCAATACAAAAAACGTGAGAATTTTTGCTGGTTTAAACTCAAAAAATATCCACAAAAGGCTCAAAAACAAAAATCCAAGCGTGATACAATCAAACACCATTTTCACGCGATCGTCGACTAGCGCATGTCTAGCGACCTTGAAGATCAAGATACCGGCGACGATACCTAAAAATGACGGTAAAAATATGGTTTTTAGGCTTTTATCTTTGTTGTTTAAAGCAGCAAAAAGGACAAAACCAAGCAGGGCGGAAAGGACCTGAACGAAGTAGATTGACATAACTAAACCCTAGGAATTTTCTTAAATTTGGTTTGAAAAGGGCGATCGCTCGCCCTAAAATTATTTGACAGGACCACCTGTCCATTGGAATTTGTAAGTTGTCGTGAAAGGCTCGAACCATTTACCAACACCTGTCTCTTTGTCCGCATGGCGACCAAAGCCTTGTTTTTCAGGATTGTCGATATGGAATTTCAGCTCATAGTTGCCCACGCCGGTATCCATTTTGATGTTTGCACCGTAGTGAGGTCCGTCGCTAGCGACCATAGGCATGAATGTTCCTTTTTTGACTTTGCCGTTATCAAGGTTTTTTAGCTCGTAGTTGATCTTTAGATAAGGTATCCACTCGCCCTCACCAAAGCCGTTTTTGTTACCGGCGATAGCGTGGATGTCAGCCTCCATGTGCATGTCGGCTAAGCTTGGAGCTAGATCTACGCCTTTTGGCTCCATATCGATAGGTTGTAGATAAACAGCGGCGATCTCCATACCGTTAGCCTCAACAGGCTCGCCGATAGGGTGCTCCCCCGCAACCGCGAAACTTGCAGCAAGGCTGAACGCCAAAGCTGAACTTAAAATTTTATTCATACTTTCTCCTTTTGATAAGATTAGTTTGTTTTTTCTTTTCTTTTTTTCATTATGATTATGCCAACGACCAAAGCCGTGATCATCAAAATTTGCGGTATCAAGCTCTCATAGTATGGCTTCAAGCCAAACCAATCGCCCATCCATTGCGGGAATTCTAGTCCGTTTATGATAGTCGGAACAAAAATTTTACCCTCGACCAGCTCCATCACGCCCTTACCGACAAAGACGATCGACATATAAAATATGATCGCTGATGTAAAGACGAAAAACGGCTTGATAGGAATTTTAATAGAAAATCTCTTAAATACAAAATATACGACTAGCAGTATCACGAGACCGGCGATGAAACCAGCACCGATAGCCGAGTAGCCGCTGCTGTCTTTGGCATCAAAGATAAGCGACTGATAAAAGAGCACTGTCTCTGCACCCTCTCTAAATACGGCTAAAAATACCGTCCACCAAAGCGCCATAGCCGAGTCATTGGCTAGCGACTCAGTCACATGAGACTTGATATACTCGTTCCATTTTTTAGCACCCGCATTTGATAGTAGCCAAAAGCCCACGTAAAAGAGCAGTCCTACGGCTATGAGCATGACGATGCCTTCCATCAGCTCGCGCTTTTGACCGGCTGCTTGACCAAAAATGAGGTTCATGATCCACGCCATGACAAAACTTAAAACGACTGCTACGCCGACTGAGCTATATACGACCTTGCCCATTTTGGCGTCATTGCCGGTTTTTACTAAGTATGCGACCACGGCTGCTACGATGATGAGAGCCTCAAAGCCCTCACGCAAGATGATAGTAAATGCCGAGATGAATAAAAACCAAGGCGAAGTCGGAGTGCTGGTTTTGCCCAGAGCTGTATTTAGCTGATCGCTCATAGTAGCTGCGGCGGCTTCTATCTTATCTATGCTCGCACCTGATTTCATCAAAGCCGGGATAGCACCGAAGCTTCCCTCGATAGCGGTTTTTAAATTTACATCGCGAGCTCCCACGCTGTTTTCCATACCACTGCCCTCAAACTCGTCAAAATATAGATCCTGCACGTCAGCGATCGCCTTTTTAGCGTCTCCGGCCTTGTAGGTTTGTATCGCAGCGGCGATTTTATCGTTGATATTTTTAACGACTGGCGTGTAATCAGTTTGAGTATCTGTTTCGTCGCTGGTTTCGTTACTCATATCCACGGCAGCGATCTTAGCGGTATCTGCAGGTAGTTTAGCTACCGCATCATAGGTTATTTTTATCACTTCATTTAGTTTGCTTTTAAAATCGTCTTTGCTGATGCCATTGCTTATGCCGCTTATCGCTTCGCTCATCTTTCTTTGTATATCGGCATCTACGCTTTTGCCGTTATCTATATGCTGACGCACGGCGATCTCGAGTTTTGTATTGCGATAATCTACGAATTTAGCATTCTCCACATCTCTTTGAGCGTCATCTTTTTTATCGTTATCATAAGCATCGATAGCGCTATTTATATCCTTTGACATACTTTCAAACGCTACTCTCCACTCAGGTACAAATTTGGACGTGTCAAAGCCACTGCTTGCCGGTGCAGCGGGAGTATCCGAATACTCTCCTACAAGTCTATGTCCGCTTATGATCGCAGGTAGGACTTCGGCGATTTGAGAATTTATCTTTTCTATCCTGGCAGTGACATCATCTACCGATTCTCCGGCCTTGATAGCCTTTCTGATCTCGCCAAACTGCTTTTCCATATCGTAGGCCTTTTTTTGACCTAAATTTATACGTATAGCGCCTTCGACATCTTCAAACAAGCCAAAGTAGGCCTCTTGCGTATGAGTGACGGCATCTTGGGTGTTGCCGGCTTTATATTCGGCTAGGACTTTTTCGAGTGAAGTTTTGATCTGTTCGGCTACCTGGGCGTAGTCTTCATTCTTTGCGTTTAGCCATAAAGGCAACAGCATGATGAGTAGGAATTTTATGAAATTTTTCATGTTTACAAATCCAATAAATTTAAAATAACAAATTGAGTGGAAAGATACCATATTTTGGCTTTAACCAAAATAAAAATGATTATCATAAAGTAAGAGTTTTTGAAAAGAGATCAAATTTCGCAGCAAAGAGGGCTGGCGCCCTCTTTTTGATTATTGTACTGTATTTGAAACGATACCTACATCCTTGAGCATCACACGTTTCCTATAAATGTTTGAAACGTCCGTAGCATCGCCGACCAGGAGTGCATTTGTGGAGCATACAGCCGCACACATAGGCACTTTACCCTCCGCTATACGATTTTGTCCGTATAGCTCGAATTCCTCGTGGGTATTTGTAGGCTCAGGACCGCCTGCACACATGGTGCATTTGTCCATCTTGCCCTTTATGCCAAACGCTCCGTCGCGTGGGAACTGCGGAGCTCCGAACGGGCAGGCGTATAGGCAGTATGCACAGCCTATACATTTATGCTTATCATGAAGGACGATGCCATCAGCCCTGATATAAAAACAATCCACCGGACATACTTGCTCGCAAGGTGCGTCAGTGCAGTGCTGACAAGCGATAGTGGTGGAAACCTCTTTGCCCTCGATACCGTCATTTAATGTTATGACCTTACGGCGATAAAGACCAACTGGAAGCTCATGAGCCGAGGAGCACGCCACCTGACAAGCAAAGCAGCTTATACACCTGCTATCATCTACGAAAAATTTCATTCTTGCCATTGTTCACCTCCTTAGCCATTGTGCGGATCAGATTCGCCGTATTCATTGAAAAATTTTGTCTTAAAGCCCATTTCATCAGCCTTTTCGATCCTGCAAAGTCCGGCATTGAATTCTGAAATTTGAGTAACAGGGTCAAAGCCGTAGTTTGTGACGGTATTTGAGCTCTCGCCTATAACATAAGGCTTAGTTCCCTCAGGATATCTATCTGATAAATCAACGCCTTGCATGATACCAGCAAAGTTATAAGGCAAGCAGATACGATCCGGGGTGACCGTATGATTATGGAAGCATTTTACCTTTATCTTTGTGCCTTGCGGGCTATGTATCCATATCATGTCACCATCTTTTATGCCTTTATCCATAGCAAGCTCAGGATTTACATATGCAAACATCTCAGGCGTGATCGCAGATAGATATTTACTAGTCCTCTCGATCATGCCTGCACCACTTAAATTTACTAAGCGCATAGAGCTGATGATAGTCGGGAAGTCCTTGCTCCAGTCCTCTTTTTGCTGTTCGCTGATAAACCTACTTGCAACACGGAAATTTCGCGCTTGATCGTCAAACGTAGGATATTTTTTGACCAGATCCCAGCGCGGAGAGTGGATAGGCTCGCGATGTTTTGGAATTTGATCTGTAAATTCCCAAACGATCGCACGCGCTCTTGCGTTACCATAAGGCACGATACCAAATTCACGGCATTTAGCATTGATAATACCGCTATAATCATCGCTCCAGCTATTTCCGATCTTTGCTCTTTCTTCTTCTGTAAGAGTGATACCAAGCACTTTTTCGATATTATCTTTTGTGATCTGAGGGTGTCCGCCTTTGATCTTAGAGTCTTTTACAGTCACGCTCTCATCAGCCAACTGGCTAACTCCGTTATGCTCCAAACCAAAGCGATTTCTAAAGCCACTTCCGCCCTCAGCATAAGGCTTGCTGATATCATAAAGTATTGGGGTGCCAGGGTGTTTTTCATCCCAGCAAGGCCATGGAAGCGAATAATACTCACCCTTGACCTCTCCGCCTATGCCCATAAGCGTATCAGGGTCGAAATTTTCCCAGTTTGCTTGATGCCTCTTTAGTCTTTCCGGAGTTCGTCCTTGCATACCGATAGAATGTCCTGTCATAGCTATCTCGCGAGTAGCGTCGTCAGGCCATACAAAGTCTTTATTGACCTCTTTTGGCTCGCCATCGACGATCCTCATACGAAGTGCCCTAGTAAACTCTTCATAAAAGCCAAATTTCTTTGCAAACTCAAACATGACCTCATGGTCGCCTTTGCTCTCATATAAAGGTTTTACGACTTGAGTCCTCCACTGACCTGCACGATTTGTCGCATTTACGCTACCCTCGTTTTCAAAAGCACTTGCGACTGGTAAGATATAAACTCCATCTTTTCTATCGCTAAGGATCGCGATCTCATTGACAAACGGCTCTGCAACAACAAGCATATCAAGCTTACTAAGAGCTTCTTGAATTTTGACCGTATGAGCCATAGATGTTAGACCCGTTCCTTGCACCCAAAGAACCTTTAGCTCGCCGCTGGAGAAAGTCTTTTCTTCTTTAAGCACGCCCTGCCACCATTTTGATAGTGACCAGCCTTTTTCATTTCGCCAGTTTCTATCTTCAGGATTTTTTGGATCGTGATAATAATACTCTTCAAATTTAGTGCCTTTTACCGGTGCACCGCCCTGCTTTGGCTCTTTTGTCGAGACCGCAAAGCGTTTTACGAATTCATCAAAATCAACGCCCCAGCCTTTGCAGTAGTGCTTCCACGCAGTATCAGCAAGACCGTAATACATCGGCAATGTATCAGCAAGGTTGCCCATATCGGTAGAGCCTTGAACATTGTCGTGTCCTCTGATGATGTTACATCCGCCACCTGGCTTACCCATATTTCCTAGCACTAGCTGCAAGATGGATAAAATTCTGGTATTTGAGCTTCCTACGGAGTGTTGAGTGATACCCAAAGCCCAAATAAGCGTAGCCGGCTTAGTTGTAGCAAAAATTCTTGTAACTTCTATCAATTGATCTACGGGAACACCAGTAACGTTACTAGTCTCTTCAGGAGTCCATTTTTCGGCCTCTTTTCTGATCTCGTCTATGCCGTAAGAGCGAGTCCTTATGACCTCTTTGTCCTCCCAGCCGTTTTTAAAGATAAGATGAAGCATGCCATATATAAACGCTATATCGGTTCCTGGTCTAAGCCTTACGAAATGATCGGCTTTAGCGGCAGTCTTTGTAAATATAGGATCTACAACGATTATCTTTGCGTTATTTCTATCGCGAGCTTGAAGCATGTGTTTCATACCTCCGACAGGATTTGCAACGGCAGAATTTGCACCTATACATAAAATAGCTTTTGAGTTCGCAGCCATATCACCAAAGTGATTCGTCATCGCGCCATAACCCCAAGTATTCGCCACACCGGCGACTGTTGCGCTATGTCAGATACGTGCTACGTGATCGTTGTTGTTCGTGCCCCAAAAAGCTGCAAATTTTCTAAAATAATATGATTGTTCGTTGTTAAATTTAGCCGAACCTAAAAACTCGACGCAATCTGGTCCGTGTTTTTTACGGATCTCGAGCATCTTATCGCCGATCTCATTTATGGCAGTCTCCCAGCTGATACGCTCCCACTTACCATTTACTTTTTTCATCGGATATTTTATACGTTGCTTACTTTTTGTTAGATCGATTTGATCGATTCCCTTGCAGCAGTGGCTTCCTTGTGAGATAGGATGGTGCACAGCCATATCCTGGCGGACCCAAACACCATCATGCACCTCAGCCTCGATACCACAGCCAGCAGAACATATCGAACATATCGTCCTTACTGTTTTTGAACCCGGATACGGATCTGGTATCCCATTTAACTCGTCTTTTTTCTTGATAGTTTCGTTTTCACTGCCAAAAGCGACGGCGCTACCAGCACCAAGCGCGGCAAGTTTTAAAAACGAACGTCTCGCAACTCTTGCATCACTCATAATTTATCTCCTAATAAGCGACCTTATAATATTGCTCCCACGCTTGTGTTTTTCTATAGAGCACCTCTTTTTTGTTCGACTTGCCGATCACTACGCCATTATCATCAGCCTCCAAAGCGGACTTTGAAGTAGCGGCAAGAGACGTCGCGGCAACGGCAGCACCAGCTATCGTCGTAGCTTTTAGGGATTTTTTTAAAAATTCCCGTCTGTCTTGTTTCATTCCGGACAACCTTTCTAAAAATACGTAAATCTCGCGCGTTTCGATCCCGCTTCAGCGCAAACGCAGGCAAAACGGCAAAATTTTACTCGCAACGGCCCATTTTTAGGGCAACTATAATAAACCTTACAAATTCAAATACGGGTAATGTATCATAATTAGTAGAAAAACGATTTAAAATTTAAAAATAACTTTTTTAAATTTATAAATTTTTAAAAATATATAATGTTTTATTAATGAAATTTAAAAATTATGATCCGAGTCCAAGAAAACTCAGATCGTTTGAAATTTATAATGCAGTAAATTCGTCCCAGTATATTTTAGATTTTGCAGTCGGCATTTTAGTTTGATAAGGTTTGCGGTTAAGCGCCGCCTCGGCCGGGCTTTGCACGTTTTTATCCCTTTGCGGGGCTTCGATCGCTAAAAGCGAGCGCTCAAGTGCAAAAAAGCTTTTCATCACTAAGGCTAACGACCTGAAAAATTCCGCCTTCTCATGGTCATGAAGCATTTGTATAAACTCATCTATAAAGCCGTTTATCAAGCTCTCAAAAAGCTCAGTACTAAAGCTTTGCTCATTTATCTCCTCTTTTGCTTCATCTCTTAAAAACGTAACCATCAAAAGAAACACAAATCCTACGAAATCCTCGCTGCTTGTGCATTTTATCACGTCTCGACGGTAGCCGCTCTTCTTTAAAATTTCGATGGCACGTAGCCTAGCCGCACCCTCGTCTCGCCCCTCTTCATAAAAGCTGATACCAAGAGGCACATTTATGTAGCTTAGGTCAAATAGCACTGAATTTTGCTCGGCTTTAAACGCCTTAAAGTCAAATTTTTCAAGCTCTGCAAAGGCGTTTGCACTCTCTTCGTTTAGCGGATTTGTCGCTAGCTCGTCAAGCTGAGCACGCCAAAGGTTAAATTTATCCGGCGTCTCGTAAAAGAAAAAAGGCATTGCTAAAAATTCGTAGTAGTAAGATCTCGCCTTTAAAATTTCGACGTTTTTACTCATAAATTTCTCCCCTTTGAGCGGCTGCGAGCTGAGCTCTTACCATTATCTTTGCCTTGCAGTCGGCGCAACAATAAAGCGTCTTTATCTTGTCCGGTTGCGAGGCAAAGCGCGGCGCCATGATCGTGGCTATCTTTTCGACCGCTTTTTTGGTCGCAAACTCTTTGCCACACTCTATACATTTAAATAGCTCGTCTTTGGCAAGCTCGTTATAGGTGAAAAATTTTGGCTCCAGCTCGACCTTGCCGACGTTTAGTTTGATCGTATCTTTTTCGGCGCAGCTAAGCTCGCAATATCCGCACGCCGTGCAGACGCTAGGATTGAATTTGATAGAATTTTCATTTTTATCGGCTATCAAGGCATTTACGTTGCAAGCTCCGACGCAGCTGGCGCAAAGCGTGCAGGTGTCTTGATTTATCGTGACATAGCCGTATCTTATCGGCTCGTCAGTGTAGATCGCGCCTAAATTTTCATCGCCGACTAGAAATTCCAGCCTCTTAGCGAAAATTTCGCGTTTTGCTAGGGCGTATTCGCTGATGTGATGTTCGCTGCCTTCGATGAATTCCACTTTTAAAAGCGCCTCCTTTAGCTCTCTTTCGTTTTTGGCGACGAAAACGGCGGTTTTTTTAAATTTCAGCTCGTAAATTTGATTTACGATGTCAATCGCCATACTCGTGCCTTTTAGCCTGGCATTTGAGTAGAGGATAACGTTTGCACCGCTTTCTTGAAGCAGGGTCAAAAGATGCGTTTGGCTCAAAAATTTCTCGCCCTCTATCGCAAACGGCACTACATTGGTAGGTAAATTTACGTTTAAATTTTCAAGATCGCTTACGCGCGGCACTATAAGCGCGATCTTGCCCTTATACATCCTGGCTACCTCGATAAACGCCGCTCTAGGCATGAGCGAATAATCGATCGAGCCGCTAGGACAAACGCTCACGCACTCGCCGCAGTTCACACAGTCAATGTGCGAAAACACAAGATGCTTGGTCTCGTCCTCTTTTAGTATCGCTACGCTAGGGCAGACCTCGACGCATCTGCCGCAGATCTCCTCTCTGCGCTCGTGATACTGGCAAATACTAGAATCATAAGTGATGAAGCTTTTGTAAGGATAGCTTGGCGAGTGAGCGTTCAAAAATTCTAAAATTTCATCATCGCTCATGTGTGCTATCTCGATACAACCGCTTTGTTTTAGCATGTATTCGCGGGCGTTTTGAGCGAGTAAAAAGTCACAGTCGATCTCAAATTCGCCCTCTTCGCGAGTGACGATGACGCTAAGCTCTCCGACCGCGCCGTAGACGAATTTCACTTCGATGTGAGAAAGCTCGATCACTTTGTAGCCGTTATCTTTTAAAATTTGAGCTAAATTTTCGCGTCCGCCGTTACTTACTACGACTACGTTTTTACCGACCTTTTTCTCGTAGTCGATGTCCTTTGCCAAGTCAAAACAGGTCGCGCGCGCCTCGTAGAGCATGAGAGCGGTTTTTGCCTTTTCGAGGACGCCATCGCTTGAGCTTTTAAGATAAAAATCTATCTCCGGCGCGATAATATCAGCGCTCAATCTTGGCGAATTCGATACTAAAAAATGAGCGTTTTCATCGGTGGTCACTTCGATCTGCTCGTTTAGCATCACGGCCTCGCCGCTAGGGTTGTAAAAGCCAAATTCTTTCATCTTTGCAGCCTTGATTTTAAAATTTTCACATACTACTATTAATGAGTTTAAAGCTCAGTTAAGTTAAAATTTTAAATTTTAAAAGTAAGTAAAAATGTGATACAATTGCGCCAGTAACAAAAATTACTTGGAGAAAACATGAGCTTTCAAAACCTCCCGCAAATAGATAAAATTTTAAACCTTGAGCGTTTCAAAGACGCCATAAAACCAGTGCTTGGCGAAATTTCACGAGATATTTTAAAAGAGCAAAGAGAGCTTTTGAAACTCGGGCAAAATTCGCTAAACAAAGAGGCGATCATAGAAAA containing:
- a CDS encoding iron transporter; translation: MNKILSSALAFSLAASFAVAGEHPIGEPVEANGMEIAAVYLQPIDMEPKGVDLAPSLADMHMEADIHAIAGNKNGFGEGEWIPYLKINYELKNLDNGKVKKGTFMPMVASDGPHYGANIKMDTGVGNYELKFHIDNPEKQGFGRHADKETGVGKWFEPFTTTYKFQWTGGPVK
- a CDS encoding 4Fe-4S binding protein gives rise to the protein MKEFGFYNPSGEAVMLNEQIEVTTDENAHFLVSNSPRLSADIIAPEIDFYLKSSSDGVLEKAKTALMLYEARATCFDLAKDIDYEKKVGKNVVVVSNGGRENLAQILKDNGYKVIELSHIEVKFVYGAVGELSVIVTREEGEFEIDCDFLLAQNAREYMLKQSGCIEIAHMSDDEILEFLNAHSPSYPYKSFITYDSSICQYHERREEICGRCVEVCPSVAILKEDETKHLVFSHIDCVNCGECVSVCPSGSIDYSLMPRAAFIEVARMYKGKIALIVPRVSDLENLNVNLPTNVVPFAIEGEKFLSQTHLLTLLQESGANVILYSNARLKGTSMAIDIVNQIYELKFKKTAVFVAKNERELKEALLKVEFIEGSEHHISEYALAKREIFAKRLEFLVGDENLGAIYTDEPIRYGYVTINQDTCTLCASCVGACNVNALIADKNENSIKFNPSVCTACGYCELSCAEKDTIKLNVGKVELEPKFFTYNELAKDELFKCIECGKEFATKKAVEKIATIMAPRFASQPDKIKTLYCCADCKAKIMVRAQLAAAQRGEIYE
- a CDS encoding FTR1 family iron permease, encoding MKNFIKFLLIMLLPLWLNAKNEDYAQVAEQIKTSLEKVLAEYKAGNTQDAVTHTQEAYFGLFEDVEGAIRINLGQKKAYDMEKQFGEIRKAIKAGESVDDVTARIEKINSQIAEVLPAIISGHRLVGEYSDTPAAPASSGFDTSKFVPEWRVAFESMSKDINSAIDAYDNDKKDDAQRDVENAKFVDYRNTKLEIAVRQHIDNGKSVDADIQRKMSEAISGISNGISKDDFKSKLNEVIKITYDAVAKLPADTAKIAAVDMSNETSDETDTQTDYTPVVKNINDKIAAAIQTYKAGDAKKAIADVQDLYFDEFEGSGMENSVGARDVNLKTAIEGSFGAIPALMKSGASIDKIEAAAATMSDQLNTALGKTSTPTSPWFLFISAFTIILREGFEALIIVAAVVAYLVKTGNDAKMGKVVYSSVGVAVVLSFVMAWIMNLIFGQAAGQKRELMEGIVMLIAVGLLFYVGFWLLSNAGAKKWNEYIKSHVTESLANDSAMALWWTVFLAVFREGAETVLFYQSLIFDAKDSSGYSAIGAGFIAGLVILLVVYFVFKRFSIKIPIKPFFVFTSAIIFYMSIVFVGKGVMELVEGKIFVPTIINGLEFPQWMGDWFGLKPYYESLIPQILMITALVVGIIIMKKRKEKTN
- a CDS encoding TorD/DmsD family molecular chaperone, producing MSKNVEILKARSYYYEFLAMPFFFYETPDKFNLWRAQLDELATNPLNEESANAFAELEKFDFKAFKAEQNSVLFDLSYINVPLGISFYEEGRDEGAARLRAIEILKKSGYRRDVIKCTSSEDFVGFVFLLMVTFLRDEAKEEINEQSFSTELFESLINGFIDEFIQMLHDHEKAEFFRSLALVMKSFFALERSLLAIEAPQRDKNVQSPAEAALNRKPYQTKMPTAKSKIYWDEFTAL
- a CDS encoding formate dehydrogenase subunit alpha; translation: MSQGSHCCKGIDQIDLTKSKQRIKYPMKKVNGKWERISWETAINEIGDKMLEIRKKHGPDCVEFLGSAKFNNEQSYYFRKFAAFWGTNNNDHVARIUHSATVAGVANTWGYGAMTNHFGDMAANSKAILCIGANSAVANPVGGMKHMLQARDRNNAKIIVVDPIFTKTAAKADHFVRLRPGTDIAFIYGMLHLIFKNGWEDKEVIRTRSYGIDEIRKEAEKWTPEETSNVTGVPVDQLIEVTRIFATTKPATLIWALGITQHSVGSSNTRILSILQLVLGNMGKPGGGCNIIRGHDNVQGSTDMGNLADTLPMYYGLADTAWKHYCKGWGVDFDEFVKRFAVSTKEPKQGGAPVKGTKFEEYYYHDPKNPEDRNWRNEKGWSLSKWWQGVLKEEKTFSSGELKVLWVQGTGLTSMAHTVKIQEALSKLDMLVVAEPFVNEIAILSDRKDGVYILPVASAFENEGSVNATNRAGQWRTQVVKPLYESKGDHEVMFEFAKKFGFYEEFTRALRMRIVDGEPKEVNKDFVWPDDATREIAMTGHSIGMQGRTPERLKRHQANWENFDPDTLMGIGGEVKGEYYSLPWPCWDEKHPGTPILYDISKPYAEGGSGFRNRFGLEHNGVSQLADESVTVKDSKIKGGHPQITKDNIEKVLGITLTEEERAKIGNSWSDDYSGIINAKCREFGIVPYGNARARAIVWEFTDQIPKHREPIHSPRWDLVKKYPTFDDQARNFRVASRFISEQQKEDWSKDFPTIISSMRLVNLSGAGMIERTSKYLSAITPEMFAYVNPELAMDKGIKDGDMIWIHSPQGTKIKVKCFHNHTVTPDRICLPYNFAGIMQGVDLSDRYPEGTKPYVIGESSNTVTNYGFDPVTQISEFNAGLCRIEKADEMGFKTKFFNEYGESDPHNG
- the fdh3B gene encoding formate dehydrogenase FDH3 subunit beta, with the protein product MARMKFFVDDSRCISCFACQVACSSAHELPVGLYRRKVITLNDGIEGKEVSTTIACQHCTDAPCEQVCPVDCFYIRADGIVLHDKHKCIGCAYCLYACPFGAPQFPRDGAFGIKGKMDKCTMCAGGPEPTNTHEEFELYGQNRIAEGKVPMCAAVCSTNALLVGDATDVSNIYRKRVMLKDVGIVSNTVQ
- a CDS encoding Fe-S-containing protein: MSIYFVQVLSALLGFVLFAALNNKDKSLKTIFLPSFLGIVAGILIFKVARHALVDDRVKMVFDCITLGFLFLSLLWIFFEFKPAKILTFFVLGVGYGLNYSAISALFPLFSGELLDTQSVISFFLMLFAMLCVFVLFFLISNLKSSLKSLNLKIFSLLVLACLVIDKLSSAALELMRAGSLQTHPQMLSIVAKGIYVATFSAYFYAFIILVLAVLNFASRPAMTDKNAVGSISFRFTKAAREKISTNVNFSTVIIAVSLAFSLYYDLYASRPPQISEPVLVEPQGDKFIFDVDMLKDNALHRFAYITDEGKQVRFFLLNRFPDRPSPVIVFDSCMICGDMGYIKKGDDLICISCNVRIFLPSVGKEGGCNPIPMPFTFDGKHVIVDYATIVGGSNYFSKVVERMVLDPVSRKKVSNLSSRSYLYYGHTYFFENNETQAKFEANPEIYVDTNGTLK